One region of Myxocyprinus asiaticus isolate MX2 ecotype Aquarium Trade chromosome 38, UBuf_Myxa_2, whole genome shotgun sequence genomic DNA includes:
- the entpd2b gene encoding ectonucleoside triphosphate diphosphohydrolase 2, with protein MTLNESNAEQSGWSGWHLLLHHQNYNSQTPAPLMDKPCCKFVVSGTLLLFGIVSILLLTVSVDEIKEPPEYMYGIVLDAGSSHTAMHIYRWPADKLNGTGVVTQHSECHVKGGGISSYAGQNGAAGRSLEGCLKQAMQDIPKDRHHSTPVYLGATAGMRLLNFTNPEKSAKVLQNVGEKIKSFPFSFQGAVILSGQEEGAYGWITVNYLLENFIKYGYEGSWLNSGRKTVGALDLGGASTQITFETPETIEDTENHMTLRLYGQEYSLYTHSYLCYGKEEALRMILANLVKLQGNTSVVYHPCYPSDFAEFLKLEKIFDSACTEPLRPKPYNPHSWIRVQGTGDYASCLGNTSTIFIFNLCPFSQCSFNRVFQPNISGGFMAFSAYFFTYSFLQQSTGIKISTSTQLQEATQAVCNMTIDEMTNKAPDLKKYLKEYCAVAVYMQVLMLRGYHFDERSFQNVAFQKKAGKASLGWALGYILSVSSLLPEETVGIRKGLYPGAWIGLLVLLNLLFFATLCYIAFLVFHMNRSNDVS; from the exons ATGACTTTGAATGAGAGCAATGCG GAACAGAGTGGGTGGTCAGGGTGGCATTTGCTCCTCCACCATCAGAATTACAACAGTCAGACCCCAGCTCCACTGATGGATAAACCGTGCTGCAAGTTTGTTGTCTCAGGGACGCTCCTTCTGTTTGGAATTGTGTCTATTCTACTCCTTACTGTATCTGTAGATGAAATAAAAGAACCCCCAGAGTACATG TATGGAATTGTTCTGGATGCAGGCTCCTCACACACTGCAATGCACATCTACAGATGGCCGGCAGACAAGCTGAACGGCACAGGTGTGGTCACCCAGCACAGCGAGTGTCATGTTAAAG GAGGGGGAATCTCAAGTTATGCTGGGCAGAATGGTGCAGCAGGCCGCAGCCTGGAGGGGTGCTTGAAACAGGCCATGCAGGACATTCCCAAAGATCGACATCACAGCACACCTGTATATCTAGGAGCCACTGCTGGTATGCGACTTCTGAA ttttaCCAATCCTGAGAAATCAGCTAAGGTTCTTCAAAACGTAGGCGAAAAAATAAAATCCTTTCCATTCAGCTTTCAAGGAGCAGTTATTTTGAGTGGTCAAGAGGAGGGAGCCTATGGCTGGATCACTGTAAACTACCTGCTTGAAAACTTCATAAAG TATGGCTACGAGGGCAGTTGGCTTAATTCTGGCAGAAAAACAGTGGGAGCACTGGATTTGGGAGGGGCGTCTACGCAGATCACCTTTGAGACCCCAGAGACGATTGAGGACACGGAAAACCACATGACCTTGCGTCTCTACGGGCAGGAGTATTCTCTCTACACACACAGTTACTTGTGTTATGGTAAAGAAGAAGCCCTGCGCATGATATTGGCGAACCTCGTTAAA TTACAGGGTAATACAAGTGTGGTGTACCATCCCTGCTACCCATCTGACTTTGCTGAATTCTTAAAGCTGGAGAAAATATTTGACTCAGCTTGCACAGAGCCATTGAGACCTAAACCTTACAACCCTCATTCCTGGATCAGAGTGCAAGGCACCGGGGACTATGCCAGCTGCCTTGGCAACACTTCTACAATATTTATCTTCAACCTCTGCCCCTTTTCTCAGTGTTCCTTTAATAGAGTTTTCCAGCCCAACATCAGTGGGGGTTTCATG GCCTTCTCTGCCTATTTCTTCACTTACAGTTTTCTCCAGCAAAGTACAGGGATAAAGATCAGCACCTCTACTCAGCTACAAGAAGCTACCCAGGCTGTGTGTAACATGACCATAGATGAG ATGACCAACAAAGCTCCCGACTTGaaaaaatacttaaaggaatattgtgcAGTTGCAGTGTATATGCAAGTGCTGATGCTGAGAGGTTACCACTTTGATGAGCGTTCCTTCCAAAATGTTGCTTTCCAGAAAAAG GCAGGTAAAGCATCTCTGGGATGGGCACTGGGTTATATACTCAGTGTTAGCAGCCTCCTTCCAGAGGAGACTGTGGGGATCAGGAAAGGCTTGTACCCTGGAGCATGGATTGGCCTGTTGGTTCTCCTAAACCTTCTCTTTTTTGCCACCCTCTGTTACATTGCTTTTCTAGTATTTCATATGAATAGGAGTAATGATGTCTCAtag